Proteins encoded by one window of Macadamia integrifolia cultivar HAES 741 unplaced genomic scaffold, SCU_Mint_v3 scaffold1401, whole genome shotgun sequence:
- the LOC122063651 gene encoding E3 ubiquitin-protein ligase RHF2A-like isoform X1, giving the protein MEVSAMEETKKTENHLTSAAAFVEGGIQEACDDACSICLEAFCDSDPSTVTTCKHEFHLQCILEWCQRSSQCPMCWQSISLKDPTSQELLEAVERERNLRFSPSQNATIFHYPALGDFELQHVCCPLPVGSNDADLEERIIQHLAAAAAMGRAHHIARREGQRSRASAQGRPQFLVFSSHSNEPTTGPVSASPSQRGADNEQAPAIVATSPSVPLAAVGEEPSGQTPQPSSAQTERSPSPASGSSVSVVNRHGLSFNNRSSGSQSSPVNDDRAGPSDFQSFSESLKSRFNAVSMRYKESISKSTRGWKERLFSRNNSIADIGSEVRREVNAGIASVSRMMERLESRENSRADDSSVSNNSEGLVADSSNQSIAESHGNHLSSDSSSSASAAAAGSN; this is encoded by the exons ATGGAG GTTTCAGCTATGGAAGAGACCAAGAAGACTGAGAACCATCTAACTTCGGCTGCTGCTTTTGTGGAAGGCGGAATTCAGGAAGCCTGCGACGATGCTTGCAGCATCTGCCTTGAAGCCTTCTGTGACAGTGATCCTTCAACG GTAACTACTTGCAAGCACGAGTTTCATCTTCAGTGCATTCTTGAATG GTGTCAGAGAAGCTCTCAATGTCCAATGTGTTGGCAATCCATCAGCTTGAAGGATCCCACTAG CCAAGAACTGCTTGAAGCAGTGGAGCGGGAGAGGAACCTTAGGTTTAGTCCATCACAGAATGCTACTATATTTCATTATCCTGCCCTGGGAGATTTCGAGTTGCAGCATGTCTGTTGTCCT TTACCTGTAGGTTCAAATGATGCTGATCTCGAGGAACGTATAATCCAACAtttggctgctgctgctgcaatgGGTAGAGCGCACCACATTGCTCGAAGGGAAGGCCAACGAAGTAGGGCCTCAGCTCAGGGTCGTCCACAGTTCTTAGTGTTCTCATCTCATTCTAATGAACCTACTACTGGTCCTGTTTCTGCTTCTCCATCTCAGAGAGGAGCAGACAATGAACAGGCTCCTGCAATTGTTGCTACTAGTCCATCTGTACCTCTTGCAGCTGTGGGAGAAGAACCATCAGGGCAGACCCCACAACCATCTTCTGCCCAAACTGAACGAAGTCCTTCCCCAGCATCTGGATCCAGTGTCAGTGTAGTCAATCGACATGGATTGTCCTTCAATAATCG GAGTTCTGGAAGTCAATCTTCTCCTGTAAATGATGATAGAGCTGGACCTTCAGATTTTCAATCTTTCTCAGAATCCCTGAAATCTCGATTTAATGCGGTTTCAATGAG ATACAAAGAGTCGATTTCAAAAAGCACAAGAGGTTGGAAGGAGAGGCTGTTCTCTCGGAACAACTCCATTGCAGATATTGGTTCTGAAGTTAGGAGAGAGGTAAATGCAGGAATTGCAAGTGTATCCCGCATGATGGAGCGCCTTGAGTCAAGAGAGAATAGTAGAGCTGATGATTCTTCTGTATCAAATAACTCAGAAGGTCTAGTTGCAGATTCCAGTAACCAGAGTATTGCAGAATCTCATGGTAATCACCTGTCAAGTGATAGCAGTTCATCcgcttctgctgctgctgcaggTTCTAATTAG
- the LOC122063650 gene encoding fasciclin-like arabinogalactan protein 17 produces MDLRIYGIPKIFLAFYLLSVSGFCAALQETSVGTKPSSSSSNTVQINSNSVLVALLDSHYTELAELVEKALLLQTLEEAVGKHNLTIFAPKNEALERDLDPEFKRFLLAPGNLKSLQTLLMFHVIPKRIGSNQWPKTASRSTKHKTLAHDHVHLTCKDSDKKVDTAAVIHPDAVIRPDGVIHGIERLLIPRSVQEDFNRRRNLRQITAVKPEGAPEVDPRTHRLKKPAPPVPAGSPPVLPIYDALAPGPSLAPAPAPGPGGPHHKFDGEAQVKDFIHTLLHYGGYNELADILVNLTSLASEMGKLVSEGYVLTVLAPNDEAMSKLTTDQLSEPGAPEQIVYYHLIPEYQTEESMYNAVRRFGKIRFDTLRVPHKVAAEEADGSVKFGQGDESAYLFDPDIYTDGRISVQGIDGVLFPTEEKTKSETKLVSHSTLTTTKSTVKPRRGKLLEVTCRMLWAFGQDGRFTTCQ; encoded by the exons ATGGATTTGAGAATCTATGGCATTCCTAAGATCTTCCTAGCGTTTTATCTCCTATCTGTATCTGGGTTTTGTGCTGCATTGCAGGAAACTTCAGTGGGTACCAagccatcatcttcttcctcgaATACAGTCCAAATTAACTCCAATTCCGTCCTAGTAGCCCTTCTTGACTCACATTACACAGAACTCGCAGAGCTTGTGGAAAAAGCTCTTCTTTTGCAGACATTAGAGGAGGCAGTTGGGAAGCACAACCTCACCATTTTTGCTCCCAAGAACGAAGCTCTGGAACGAGATCTCGACCCTGAGTTCAAGAGATTTCTTCTTGCTCCTGGTAATCTCAAATCTCTTCAAACTCTGTTAATGTTTCACGTCATCCCCAAACGAATCGGATCCAACCAGTGGCCCAAGACAGCTTCAAGGTCAACCAAGCACAAGACTTTGGCACACGATCATGTTCACCTCACCTGTAAGGATTCCGACAAGAAAGTCGATACCGCGGCGGTCATCCATCCAGACGCGGTGATTCGTCCAGATGGTGTCATTCACGGGATCGAACGGCTTTTAATCCCCCGATCCGTCCAAGAAGACTTCAACCGCCGCAGAAATCTTCGTCAAATCACAGCAGTGAAGCCCGAAGGAGCACCAGAGGTCGACCCCAGAACCCACCGGCTGAAGAAACCAGCACCACCGGTACCTGCAGGTTCCCCACCTGTGCTGCCCATCTACGACGCACTGGCTCCGGGTCCGTCACTAGCTCCGGCGCCGGCACCTGGTCCCGGTGGTCCTCACCACAAATTCGACGGCGAAGCCCAAGTGAAGGACTTCATCCACACCCTTCTGCATTACGGTGGATACAATGAACTCGCCGATATTCTTGTCAATCTGACATCTTTAGCTTCGGAAATGGGGAAATTAGTGTCTGAGGGTTACGTTCTAACTGTTCTAGCTCCAAACGATGAAGCTATGTCAAAGCTGACGACGGACCAGTTGAGTGAACCAGGTGCGCCGGAGCAGATCGTATATTACCATCTCATCCCGGAGTATCAAACGGAGGAGAGTATGTATAATGCGGTGAGGAGGTTCGGTAAGATCAGATTCGATACATTACGAGTACCCCACAAGGTTGCGGCAGAAGAAGCCGATGGGTCTGTGAAATTTGGGCAGGGAGATGAATCTGCTTATCTATTTGATCCCGATATCTACACAGATGGTCGAATTTCAGTTCAGGGTATAGATGGTGTTCTGTTCCCCACTGAGGAGAAGACGAAATCCGAAACAAAATTGGTTTCACACAGTACTCTTACCACCACTAAATCTACTGTCAAGCCCAGAAGAG gAAAACTGCTGGAAGTAACATGTAGGATGTTATGGGCATTTGGTCAGGATGGTCGCTTCACCACATGCCAATGA
- the LOC122063651 gene encoding E3 ubiquitin-protein ligase RHF2A-like isoform X2, with amino-acid sequence MEVSAMEETKKTENHLTSAAAFVEGGIQEACDDACSICLEAFCDSDPSTVTTCKHEFHLQCILEWCQRSSQCPMCWQSISLKDPTSQELLEAVERERNLRFSPSQNATIFHYPALGDFELQHLPVGSNDADLEERIIQHLAAAAAMGRAHHIARREGQRSRASAQGRPQFLVFSSHSNEPTTGPVSASPSQRGADNEQAPAIVATSPSVPLAAVGEEPSGQTPQPSSAQTERSPSPASGSSVSVVNRHGLSFNNRSSGSQSSPVNDDRAGPSDFQSFSESLKSRFNAVSMRYKESISKSTRGWKERLFSRNNSIADIGSEVRREVNAGIASVSRMMERLESRENSRADDSSVSNNSEGLVADSSNQSIAESHGNHLSSDSSSSASAAAAGSN; translated from the exons ATGGAG GTTTCAGCTATGGAAGAGACCAAGAAGACTGAGAACCATCTAACTTCGGCTGCTGCTTTTGTGGAAGGCGGAATTCAGGAAGCCTGCGACGATGCTTGCAGCATCTGCCTTGAAGCCTTCTGTGACAGTGATCCTTCAACG GTAACTACTTGCAAGCACGAGTTTCATCTTCAGTGCATTCTTGAATG GTGTCAGAGAAGCTCTCAATGTCCAATGTGTTGGCAATCCATCAGCTTGAAGGATCCCACTAG CCAAGAACTGCTTGAAGCAGTGGAGCGGGAGAGGAACCTTAGGTTTAGTCCATCACAGAATGCTACTATATTTCATTATCCTGCCCTGGGAGATTTCGAGTTGCAGCAT TTACCTGTAGGTTCAAATGATGCTGATCTCGAGGAACGTATAATCCAACAtttggctgctgctgctgcaatgGGTAGAGCGCACCACATTGCTCGAAGGGAAGGCCAACGAAGTAGGGCCTCAGCTCAGGGTCGTCCACAGTTCTTAGTGTTCTCATCTCATTCTAATGAACCTACTACTGGTCCTGTTTCTGCTTCTCCATCTCAGAGAGGAGCAGACAATGAACAGGCTCCTGCAATTGTTGCTACTAGTCCATCTGTACCTCTTGCAGCTGTGGGAGAAGAACCATCAGGGCAGACCCCACAACCATCTTCTGCCCAAACTGAACGAAGTCCTTCCCCAGCATCTGGATCCAGTGTCAGTGTAGTCAATCGACATGGATTGTCCTTCAATAATCG GAGTTCTGGAAGTCAATCTTCTCCTGTAAATGATGATAGAGCTGGACCTTCAGATTTTCAATCTTTCTCAGAATCCCTGAAATCTCGATTTAATGCGGTTTCAATGAG ATACAAAGAGTCGATTTCAAAAAGCACAAGAGGTTGGAAGGAGAGGCTGTTCTCTCGGAACAACTCCATTGCAGATATTGGTTCTGAAGTTAGGAGAGAGGTAAATGCAGGAATTGCAAGTGTATCCCGCATGATGGAGCGCCTTGAGTCAAGAGAGAATAGTAGAGCTGATGATTCTTCTGTATCAAATAACTCAGAAGGTCTAGTTGCAGATTCCAGTAACCAGAGTATTGCAGAATCTCATGGTAATCACCTGTCAAGTGATAGCAGTTCATCcgcttctgctgctgctgcaggTTCTAATTAG